In Notamacropus eugenii isolate mMacEug1 chromosome 1, mMacEug1.pri_v2, whole genome shotgun sequence, one genomic interval encodes:
- the LOC140525458 gene encoding bcl-2-like protein 1, with protein sequence MSHSSWELVVDFLSYKLSQKGCSWSQFEDDNRTRAPQGTEIPSTVNSSPSWHPVDSSEMSGAIGHSSSLDAYETISVAAVKQALREARVEFEFQYLRAFSDPTSQLHITPEMAYQSFEQDTLVEFYRNDAPSEGQKGQEFFNQ encoded by the exons ATGTCTCACAGTAGCTGGGAGCTGGTAGTTGACTTTCTTTCTTATAAGCTGTCACAGAAAGGATGCAGTTGGAGTCAGTTTGAAGATGACAATAGGACTAGGGCCCCACAAGGGACAGAGATACCTAGTACTGTGAATAGCAGCCCCTCTTGGCATCCTGTTGACAGCAGTGAAATGAGTGGGGCTATAGGACACAGCAGCAGCCTGGATGCCTATGAGACAATATCAGTGGCTGCTGTGAAGCAAGCTTTGAGGGAGGCCAgagttgaatttgaatttcagTATTTGAGGGCCTTCAGTGACCCAACATCTCAGCTCCACATCACTCCTGAGATGGCTTATCAGAGCTTTGAGCAGG ACACCTTAGTGGAGTTTTATAGGAATGATGCACCTTCAGAGGGCCAGAAGGGCCAGGAATTCTTCAACCAATGA